ATGGCCGCGGTGCTGGTGGTGGGAGCGTGCAGCGGCGGTGGCGGGACGACGGCCACCGCGGGGCTCGACGACGGTCTGCGCCGCGACCTGCAGCTGGCGGCCGCGGCGAGCGTGGAGCTGGCGACGAACCGCGATGCCTCGACCGCGCGGTTCGTGAGCGCGGCCGAGGGGCAGCCGCGCGGCGAGGGGCGCGAGACGACCGTGGCCGACCGCCGCGGGACGGCGCGCCACCGCGCGCCCACCAAGGGCGTGCGGCGCGTCGCCGACGTGCGCCCCGCGCCCGCGGTGGCCGAGGAGCCGGCGCCGACGGTCGCGATGGTCGAGGCGCCAGCGGCGGTCGGGGTGGAGGACACGCCGACGCCGACGCCCGCGCCGGCCGTCGTGCCGGCGCCGGTGGACGAGCGTCCCGTGGCCGTCGGCCGCGGCGACGAGGGCGTCGCGCAGGGCGACCGCGACGAGGGGGATCGCGGGCGGCGCGGGCGCGGTGGTGGCGGCTGGGGCGGCGTGATCATCCGCGGCGGGATGGGCGACATCGACCACTGCGAGCGCGACGCGCCGGGCCGGCGCGGCGGGATGGGCGGCGGGATGGGCGGCGGGGTGCAGGGCGCCATCAACCGGCGCTTCCCGGGGCTGCCCAACGGCGGCTGGGGCGGCCCGATGGGCGGGGCCGCGGGGACGATCCTGCGGCAGGTGGCGACGCAGGTCGGCCGCCCGCGCTGACCGAGACGACACCGACGCGAGCCCCGGCTGCCATCACGCGGCCGGGGCTCGCGTGCGTTCGGGGCGCGGATAACTTCGGCGCATGAGCACCGCCGCCACCGTCCACGTCGCCCGCGAAGGCGCGGTCACGCGCATCACCATCGACCGGCCCGCGCGCCGCAACGCGGTGGACCTGCCGACCCTCGCCGCGCTGCGCGAGGCGCTCGTGGCCGCGGGCGCCGACGAGGGGCGCGTGGTCGTGCTGACCGGCGCGGGCGACGCGTTCTGCGCGGGCGCCGACCTGGCCGCGACGAGCGCGGAGGAGATCGCGCGCTTCGACGTCACGGCGGCGCTGCGCGACCACAACAACCCGGTCGTGCAGGCGATCCGCGCGCTGCCCAAGCCCGTGATCGCGCGCGTGCACGGTCCCGCCGCGGGCGTGGGGATGAACTTCGCGCTCGCGTGCGACCTGATCGTCGCCAGCGAGGCCGCGACGTTCGGGCAGGTGTTCGTGAAGATCGGCCTCATGCCCGACGGTGGCGGCACGTACCTGCTCCCGCGTCTCGTCGGCTACCACAAGGCAT
This Roseisolibacter agri DNA region includes the following protein-coding sequences:
- a CDS encoding enoyl-CoA hydratase/isomerase family protein, encoding MSTAATVHVAREGAVTRITIDRPARRNAVDLPTLAALREALVAAGADEGRVVVLTGAGDAFCAGADLAATSAEEIARFDVTAALRDHNNPVVQAIRALPKPVIARVHGPAAGVGMNFALACDLIVASEAATFGQVFVKIGLMPDGGGTYLLPRLVGYHKAFELMALGDLVTARDAERLGIVSRVVPAEQLDAAVEELATRLARAPRAAITAIKKGLQHGETSDLAGALEFEAVHQDACFHHADFVEGVTAFLQKRAPRFA